The proteins below are encoded in one region of Triticum aestivum cultivar Chinese Spring chromosome 1B, IWGSC CS RefSeq v2.1, whole genome shotgun sequence:
- the LOC123095434 gene encoding protein SRG1, translated as MGSIGTVQMTVQELAGALGTPDVPAQYIVRAHQDQQLAAAVVAPVPVIDLGRLLKHCDGTSDEAAKLRSAIESWGLFMVSNHGVDAVMDDMMAASREFFRQPLEAKQRYTNLISGERFQFEGYGNDRVSSPDQILDWTDRLYLKVEPEDERHVALWPAHPKTFRDALHEFTKKCGGVKDDLLRAMAKLLQLDDDDYFVKHFGERPLTNARCSYYPECPRPELVFGLKPHSDGTVVTVLMVDDRVGGLQVLKDRVWWDVPIVPHTLLMIIGDQTEIMSNGVFRSPVHRVVTNTKKERLSVALDYSVDPEKEIEPSAQLINEKRSALYTKVKVKDYFARNYNDFTQGKMAIDTVKV; from the exons ATGGGAAGCATAGGGACAGTTCAGATGACGGTGCAGGAGCTTGCTGGCGCCCTCGGCACGCCCGACGTGCCAGCTCAGTACATCGTGCGCGCGCACCAGGACCAACAGCTCGCCGCGGCGGTCGTTGCACCAGTCCCTGTCATTGACCTCGGCCGCCTTTTGAAGCACTGCGACGGCACCTCTGACGAGGCGGCGAAGCTCCGGTCAGCCATCGAGTCCTGGGGCCTCTTTATG GTCAGTAACCATGGTGTAGACGCCGTAATGGACGACATGATGGCCGCGTCGAGGGAGTTTTTCCGGCAGCCGCTCGAAGCGAAGCAGAGATACACCAACCTGATCAGCGGCGAGCGGTTCCAGTTCGAGGGGTACGGGAACGACCGGGTGAGCTCGCCGGACCAAATCCTTGATTGGACTGACCGCCTCTACCTCAAGGTGGAGCCAGAGGATGAGCGGCACGTCGCCCTCTGGCCAGCGCATCCCAAAACCTTTAG GGATGCTCTGCACGAGTTTACGAAGAAATGCGGGGGAGTGAAGGACGATCTACTCAGGGCAATGGCGAAGCTGCTGCAACTTGACGACGATGATTACTTTGTGAAACACTTTGGGGAGAGGCCTCTCACTAACGCGAGGTGCAGCTACTACCCGGAGTGCCCGAGGCCGGAGCTCGTGTTTGGCCTCAAGCCCCACTCTGATGGAACTGTTGTTACAGTCCTGATGGTCGATGACAGGGTTGGTGGCCTGCAAGTTCTCAAAGATAGGGTTTGGTGGGATGTACCGATCGTACCTCACACATTACTGATGATTATAGGAGATCAAACTGAG ATAATGAGCAATGGGGTTTTTAGGAGCCCTGTGCATAGGGTCGTGACAAACACAAAGAAAGAGAGACTATCGGTGGCACTAGACTACTCTGTTGATCCTGAGAAAGAAATCGAGCCATCGGCTCAATTGATCAATGAAAAGAGGTCGGCATTGTACACAAAAGTGAAGGTCAAGGACTACTTTGCTAGAAATTACAATGATTTTACTCAAGGCAAAATGGCTATCGATACAGTGAAGGTCTAA